A genomic window from Pseudonocardia broussonetiae includes:
- a CDS encoding MerR family transcriptional regulator, with translation MAWSTREIARLAGTSLRAVRHYHDVGLLPEPERRSNGYKQYGVAHLLRLLRIKRLVDLGFSLAAIAEMSEDDQHPAEALRALDAELAATIERLQRARVELGLILRHHAPTDWPADLAPAAGGAGLSQADRSLVTVMTRVMGPRRLEAYGALLRSDTTDPTDGEFDALDPDADEALRRDLAERMTPYIRRIRAEHPAVMEPDTDAPRGARFVGEVTAAALEELYNPAQLDVMRRVAVLLAQAPPDGADP, from the coding sequence ATGGCCTGGAGCACGCGCGAGATCGCCCGGCTGGCGGGCACCAGCCTGCGGGCGGTGCGCCACTACCACGACGTGGGGCTGCTGCCCGAGCCCGAACGGCGCTCCAACGGCTACAAGCAGTACGGCGTCGCCCACCTCCTGCGGCTGCTGCGCATCAAGCGGCTGGTCGACCTCGGCTTCTCGCTGGCGGCCATCGCGGAGATGAGCGAGGACGACCAGCACCCCGCCGAGGCCCTGCGCGCCCTCGACGCCGAGCTGGCCGCGACGATCGAGCGGCTGCAGCGCGCCCGCGTCGAGCTCGGGCTGATCCTGCGGCACCACGCGCCGACCGACTGGCCCGCCGACCTCGCCCCGGCGGCCGGCGGGGCGGGGCTGTCGCAGGCCGACCGCTCGCTCGTGACGGTCATGACCCGCGTGATGGGCCCGCGGCGGCTGGAGGCCTACGGCGCCCTGCTGCGCAGCGACACCACCGACCCCACCGACGGCGAGTTCGACGCGCTGGACCCCGACGCCGACGAGGCGCTGCGCCGCGACCTGGCGGAGCGCATGACGCCCTACATCCGCCGCATCCGGGCCGAGCACCCGGCCGTGATGGAGCCCGACACCGACGCCCCCCGCGGGGCCCGGTTCGTCGGCGAGGTCACGGCGGCGGCGCTGGAGGAGCTGTACAACCCGGCGCAGCTCGACGTGATGCGCCGGGTCGCCGTGCTGCTGGCGCAGGCACCGCCGGACGGAGCGGACCCCTGA